The Streptomyces sp. Je 1-332 genome has a window encoding:
- a CDS encoding glycine betaine ABC transporter substrate-binding protein, which yields MRVTLRTAAVGVLGGALLVSCGLTSGSPMVDDVKPGSIGKGLPLKGVDLTVTSKEFTEQLILGAIMGIAFEAAGASVLDRTGIQGSIGAREAVKSGDADAMYEYTGTAWITYLGNTEPIDDPRKQWEAVRKADAKNGVTWLPPAELNNTYSLAINKKNEAKYKPKTLSDVAALSKKDPDAVTLCVESEFSSREDGLPGMQKEYGMKIPTSNITKMDTGIIYTQVSKGTCTFGEVFTTDGRIKAMDLTLTKDDKHFFPNYNAAPEINSKALKEHPKIAEILDPITKKLNNTVAQELNSKVDVQGQDPHEVALEWLVQEGFVKEG from the coding sequence ATGAGGGTCACGTTGCGTACGGCGGCCGTCGGCGTGCTGGGCGGGGCCCTGCTCGTGAGCTGCGGACTGACGAGCGGCAGCCCGATGGTGGACGACGTCAAGCCGGGCTCGATCGGCAAGGGGCTCCCCCTCAAGGGCGTCGACCTCACCGTCACGTCCAAGGAGTTCACCGAGCAGCTGATCCTCGGCGCGATCATGGGCATCGCCTTCGAGGCGGCGGGTGCGAGCGTCCTCGACCGGACGGGCATCCAGGGCTCGATCGGCGCCCGCGAGGCCGTCAAGAGCGGTGACGCGGACGCCATGTACGAGTACACGGGCACCGCCTGGATCACGTACCTCGGCAACACCGAGCCCATCGACGACCCGCGCAAACAGTGGGAGGCGGTGCGCAAGGCGGACGCGAAGAACGGCGTCACCTGGCTGCCGCCCGCCGAGCTCAACAACACGTATTCCCTGGCCATCAACAAGAAGAACGAGGCCAAGTACAAGCCGAAGACGCTCTCGGACGTGGCGGCCCTGTCGAAGAAGGACCCGGACGCGGTCACGCTGTGCGTGGAGAGCGAGTTCTCCTCGCGCGAGGACGGTCTGCCGGGCATGCAGAAGGAGTACGGGATGAAGATCCCCACCTCCAACATCACCAAGATGGACACCGGGATCATCTACACCCAGGTCTCCAAGGGGACGTGCACGTTCGGCGAGGTCTTCACCACCGACGGCCGCATCAAGGCGATGGACCTGACGCTGACGAAGGACGACAAGCACTTCTTCCCCAACTACAACGCCGCCCCGGAGATCAACTCCAAGGCGCTCAAGGAGCACCCGAAGATCGCGGAGATCCTGGACCCCATCACGAAGAAGCTGAACAACACGGTGGCCCAGGAACTGAACTCCAAGGTGGACGTGCAGGGGCAGGATCCGCACGAGGTGGCGCTGGAGTGGCTGGTGCAGGAGGGGTTCGTGAAGGAGGGGTAG
- a CDS encoding helix-turn-helix domain-containing protein, protein MTDGTADPEDRKVHTLTPRSLRGLAHPLRMRLLISLRREGPATASQLASRLGESSGATSYHLRQLAAHGFVEDAPDRGKGRERWWQSAHQGTRLDESLMNDPDPAVRGAVAVYLHEVATLHATEVSTWIGTQHDWSTEWTDSSDLSDYTLRLTPELTTELAGKLSELIESYRPLAVDENTPGSAPVRVHTHVFPTHYTE, encoded by the coding sequence ATGACGGACGGTACGGCTGACCCTGAGGACCGGAAGGTCCATACGCTCACCCCCCGCTCCCTGCGGGGCCTCGCGCATCCCCTGCGGATGCGGCTGCTCATCTCGCTGCGGCGCGAGGGCCCGGCGACCGCGTCCCAACTGGCCTCCCGGCTGGGCGAGTCCAGCGGCGCGACGAGTTACCACCTGCGCCAGCTCGCGGCGCACGGCTTCGTCGAGGACGCGCCGGACCGGGGCAAGGGGCGGGAGCGCTGGTGGCAGTCGGCGCACCAGGGAACGCGCCTGGACGAGTCACTCATGAACGACCCGGACCCGGCGGTGCGCGGCGCGGTCGCCGTCTACCTCCACGAGGTCGCGACGCTCCACGCCACGGAGGTCTCCACCTGGATCGGCACACAGCACGACTGGTCAACGGAGTGGACGGACAGCTCCGACCTCAGCGACTACACCCTGCGTCTGACGCCCGAGCTCACCACGGAACTGGCCGGCAAGCTCAGCGAACTCATCGAGAGCTACCGCCCGTTGGCGGTCGACGAGAACACTCCGGGCTCCGCCCCGGTGCGCGTGCACACCCACGTCTTCCCGACGCACTACACCGAGTGA
- a CDS encoding S16 family serine protease: protein MFSLSSLTRPKALAVCAAPVVALLAVAGLAPLPFAVAQPGSTANVLGESEGKPVITITGTPTREPKGQLRMTTIVATGPDMNASLSDVVDGWFRTDRSVMPKDAVYPTGDNVKEVEKHNLGDMKKSQDTATRAALSYLKENGVDGTDKVKVKVDLGKIGGPSAGLFLSLGIIDLIDGNGSGGDLTGGRKIAGTGTISDDGKVGPVGGVALKTQAAKRDGASVFLVPKAECSDAQAELPAGLRLIPITTLSGTVDALRSLDRGGKVPSC from the coding sequence GTGTTCTCCCTCTCCAGCCTCACGCGCCCCAAGGCCCTCGCCGTCTGTGCCGCCCCCGTGGTCGCCCTGCTCGCCGTCGCGGGTCTCGCGCCGTTGCCGTTCGCCGTGGCCCAGCCGGGGTCGACGGCGAACGTACTCGGCGAGAGCGAGGGCAAGCCGGTCATCACGATCACCGGTACGCCCACCAGGGAGCCGAAGGGGCAGCTGCGGATGACGACGATCGTGGCCACCGGGCCCGACATGAACGCGAGCCTGAGCGACGTGGTGGACGGCTGGTTCCGTACGGACCGCTCCGTGATGCCCAAGGACGCGGTGTACCCCACCGGCGACAACGTGAAGGAAGTCGAGAAGCACAATCTCGGCGACATGAAGAAGTCGCAGGACACGGCCACGCGCGCCGCGCTCTCCTACCTCAAGGAGAACGGCGTCGACGGCACGGACAAGGTGAAGGTCAAGGTCGACCTCGGCAAGATCGGCGGGCCGAGCGCGGGCCTCTTCCTCTCGCTCGGCATCATCGACCTGATCGACGGCAACGGCAGCGGCGGGGACCTCACGGGCGGCCGGAAGATCGCGGGCACGGGCACGATCTCCGACGACGGCAAGGTCGGCCCGGTCGGCGGTGTCGCGCTGAAGACGCAGGCCGCGAAGCGGGACGGCGCGAGCGTCTTCCTGGTCCCGAAGGCCGAGTGCTCGGACGCTCAGGCCGAGCTGCCGGCGGGGCTGCGGCTGATCCCGATCACGACGCTGTCGGGCACGGTTGACGCGCTGCGTTCCCTTGACCGGGGCGGGAAGGTCCCGAGCTGCTGA
- a CDS encoding helix-turn-helix domain-containing protein, translating to MTAETSQTLDRGLRVLKLLADTDHGLTVTELSNKLGVNRTVVYRLLATLEQHALVRRDLGGRARVGLGVLRLGRQVHPLVREAALPALRSLAEDIGATAHLTLVDGTEALAVAVVEPTWTDYHVAYRTGFRHPLDRGAAGRAILAARQGLATDPGYALTHGELEAGASGAAAPLVGVTGIEGSVGVVMLADSVPERVGPRVVDAAREVADALR from the coding sequence GTGACCGCGGAGACTTCCCAGACGCTCGACCGAGGACTGCGTGTCCTCAAGCTGTTGGCCGACACCGATCACGGGCTCACCGTCACCGAGCTCTCGAACAAGCTCGGTGTGAACCGCACCGTGGTGTACCGCCTGCTCGCCACCCTTGAGCAGCACGCCCTGGTCCGTCGTGACCTGGGCGGCCGGGCCAGGGTCGGCCTCGGGGTGCTGCGCCTCGGCCGCCAGGTGCATCCGCTGGTGCGCGAGGCCGCGCTGCCCGCTCTGCGCTCCCTCGCCGAGGACATAGGCGCGACGGCGCATCTGACGCTGGTGGACGGCACCGAAGCCCTGGCCGTCGCTGTCGTCGAGCCGACCTGGACGGATTACCACGTGGCCTACCGGACCGGCTTCCGGCACCCCCTGGACCGGGGCGCCGCGGGCCGCGCGATCCTCGCCGCCCGGCAGGGCCTCGCCACCGACCCCGGCTACGCGCTGACGCACGGCGAGCTGGAGGCCGGCGCGAGCGGGGCCGCGGCGCCCCTGGTCGGCGTGACCGGGATAGAGGGCAGCGTGGGCGTGGTCATGCTGGCGGACTCCGTGCCGGAGCGGGTGGGGCCGCGGGTGGTGGACGCGGCCCGCGAGGTGGCGGACGCGTTGCGCTGA
- a CDS encoding DEAD/DEAH box helicase, translating into MTTTAANSASHHLSPAFPGRAPWGTANKLRAWQQGAMERYLQEQPRDFLAVATPGAGKTTFALTLASWLLHHHVVQQVTVVAPTEHLKKQWAEAAAKIGIKLDPEYSAGPLSKEYQGVAITYAGVGVRPMLHRNRVEQRKTLVILDEIHHAGDSKSWGEACLEAFEPATRRLALTGTPFRSDTNPIPFVAYEEGNDGIRRSAADYTYGYGSALGDGVVRPVIFLSYSGNMRWRTKAGDEIAARLGEPMTKDAISQAWRTALDARGEWMPNVLKAADQRLTEVRKAIPDAGGLVIASDQDSARSYAKLIRELTGEKATVVLSDDVGASKRIDDFTASTDRWMVAVRMVSEGVDVPRLAVGVYATTISTPLFFAQAVGRFVRSRRRGETASVFLPTVPDLLGHANEMEVERDHVLDKPKKEGEEDPYAESEQEMDEANKEQDEDTGEQEQFSFEALESDAVFDRVLFDGAEFGMQAHPGSEEEQDYLGIPGLLEPDQVQMLLQKRQARQIAHSKKRPDEEADLLELPAERRPVVSHKEMLELRKQLNTMVGAYSHQSGKPHGVIHTELRRTCGGPPSAEATAGQLRQRIAKVGEWATRMK; encoded by the coding sequence GTGACTACCACCGCCGCCAACTCCGCATCGCACCACCTCTCTCCCGCCTTCCCCGGCCGCGCCCCCTGGGGCACCGCCAACAAGCTGCGTGCCTGGCAGCAGGGGGCGATGGAGCGGTATCTCCAGGAGCAGCCGCGTGACTTCCTCGCCGTCGCGACCCCCGGCGCCGGCAAGACGACGTTCGCGCTGACGCTCGCGTCCTGGCTGCTGCACCACCACGTCGTGCAGCAGGTGACGGTGGTCGCGCCGACCGAGCACCTGAAGAAGCAGTGGGCGGAGGCCGCGGCCAAGATAGGGATCAAGCTGGACCCGGAGTACAGCGCGGGTCCGCTCAGCAAGGAGTACCAGGGCGTCGCCATCACCTATGCCGGTGTCGGCGTGCGGCCCATGCTCCACCGGAACCGGGTCGAACAGCGCAAGACCCTCGTCATCCTCGACGAGATCCACCACGCCGGTGACTCGAAGTCGTGGGGCGAGGCCTGCCTCGAAGCCTTCGAGCCCGCCACCCGGCGCCTCGCGCTCACCGGCACGCCGTTCCGGTCCGACACCAACCCGATCCCCTTCGTCGCGTACGAGGAGGGGAACGACGGCATCCGGCGGTCCGCCGCCGACTACACGTACGGATACGGGAGCGCGCTCGGCGACGGCGTCGTCCGGCCCGTGATCTTCCTTTCCTACTCCGGCAACATGCGGTGGCGCACGAAGGCGGGCGACGAGATCGCGGCGCGGCTCGGGGAGCCGATGACCAAGGACGCCATCTCGCAGGCCTGGCGCACGGCCCTGGACGCTCGCGGCGAGTGGATGCCGAACGTCCTGAAAGCCGCCGACCAGCGGCTCACCGAGGTGCGCAAGGCCATCCCGGACGCCGGTGGTCTCGTCATCGCGTCCGACCAGGACTCCGCACGCTCGTACGCCAAGCTGATCCGCGAGCTCACGGGGGAGAAGGCCACCGTCGTCCTCTCCGACGACGTGGGCGCCTCCAAGCGCATCGACGACTTCACCGCGAGCACCGACCGGTGGATGGTCGCCGTCCGCATGGTGTCCGAGGGCGTCGACGTGCCGCGCCTCGCCGTGGGGGTCTACGCCACGACCATCTCGACGCCGCTGTTCTTCGCCCAGGCCGTGGGCCGCTTCGTGCGTTCCCGGCGGCGCGGCGAGACCGCGTCGGTCTTCCTGCCCACCGTCCCCGACCTCCTCGGCCACGCCAACGAGATGGAGGTCGAGCGCGACCACGTACTCGACAAGCCGAAGAAGGAAGGGGAAGAGGACCCCTACGCCGAGTCCGAGCAGGAGATGGACGAGGCGAACAAGGAGCAGGACGAGGACACCGGCGAGCAGGAGCAGTTCTCCTTCGAGGCCCTGGAGTCCGATGCCGTCTTCGACCGGGTTCTCTTCGACGGCGCCGAGTTCGGCATGCAGGCCCACCCGGGGAGCGAGGAGGAGCAGGACTATCTGGGCATCCCCGGCCTCCTCGAACCCGACCAGGTACAGATGCTGCTGCAGAAGCGCCAGGCCCGGCAGATCGCGCACAGCAAGAAGCGGCCCGACGAGGAAGCCGACCTGCTCGAACTGCCCGCCGAGCGGCGGCCCGTGGTCTCCCACAAGGAGATGCTGGAGCTGCGCAAGCAGCTCAACACGATGGTCGGCGCGTACTCCCACCAGAGCGGGAAGCCGCACGGTGTGATCCACACCGAGCTGCGCCGCACCTGTGGCGGTCCGCCGAGCGCGGAGGCCACCGCCGGCCAGCTGCGGCAGCGGATCGCCAAGGTCGGGGAGTGGGCCACCCGCATGAAGTGA
- a CDS encoding MFS transporter, translating to MAAPEPRDTDVASAPDVAAVTDIASATDIASATDVVSATDVVSAPTLTPEPDDRGGTGTGTGTGTGTGTGTDDVGGGVLGRSYRALSLGIVSVVLLIAFEATAVGTAMPVAARELNGVSLYAFGFSAYFTTSLFGMVLSGQWADRRGPLGPLASGIGAFAAGLVLSGTAQAMWMFILGRAVQGLGGGLVIVALYVVVSRAYPDHLRPSILAAFAASWVVPSVVGPLVSGTVTEHLGWRWVFVGIPVLVAAPLALALPQIRRRAAGPVSDAPAGPFDRRRIRLALGISLGAGLLQYAGQELRWLSLLPAAVGAVVLVPAVLGLLPRGTYRAAHGLPSVVLLRGMAAGSFIAAESFVPLMLVTQRGLSPTMAGLSLAVGGATWALGSFVQSRPGMEPHRTRLMVAGMLLVAVAIATAPTVLIDAVPVWIVAVAWAFGCLGMGTVIGSTSVLLLRLSPPQDAGSNSAALQISDGLSNALLLAAGGAAFAALGGGMVDAHGSTEAGASHPGAFVAVFLPMAVVALVGAWVATRLTERTAV from the coding sequence ATGGCCGCTCCCGAACCGCGCGACACCGACGTCGCTTCCGCCCCTGACGTCGCCGCCGTGACCGACATCGCCTCCGCCACCGACATCGCCTCCGCCACCGACGTGGTCTCCGCCACCGACGTGGTCTCGGCGCCGACCCTCACGCCCGAGCCGGACGATCGTGGCGGGACCGGGACCGGGACCGGAACCGGGACCGGGACCGGGACCGGGACCGATGACGTCGGGGGCGGAGTGCTCGGGCGGTCCTACCGCGCCCTCAGCCTCGGCATCGTCTCCGTGGTGCTGCTCATCGCCTTCGAGGCGACCGCCGTCGGGACCGCGATGCCGGTGGCCGCCCGTGAGCTGAACGGCGTCTCGCTCTACGCCTTCGGCTTCTCCGCGTACTTCACCACCAGCCTCTTCGGCATGGTGCTCTCCGGGCAGTGGGCCGACCGGCGCGGGCCGCTGGGTCCGCTCGCCTCCGGCATCGGGGCCTTCGCGGCGGGGCTCGTCCTGTCCGGGACCGCCCAGGCCATGTGGATGTTCATCCTCGGCCGTGCCGTGCAAGGGCTCGGCGGCGGGCTCGTCATCGTCGCGCTGTACGTAGTGGTCAGCCGCGCCTACCCGGACCATCTGCGGCCCTCCATACTCGCGGCGTTCGCGGCCAGCTGGGTCGTGCCGTCCGTGGTGGGGCCACTGGTCTCCGGGACCGTCACCGAGCACCTGGGGTGGCGCTGGGTCTTCGTCGGCATTCCGGTGCTCGTCGCGGCGCCGCTCGCGCTCGCCCTGCCGCAGATCCGGCGCCGGGCCGCCGGGCCCGTCTCCGATGCGCCCGCCGGGCCCTTCGACCGCCGCCGCATCCGCCTCGCGCTCGGCATCTCGCTGGGCGCCGGGCTCCTCCAGTACGCGGGTCAGGAGCTGCGGTGGCTCTCGCTGCTGCCCGCGGCGGTCGGCGCCGTGGTGCTCGTGCCCGCCGTCCTCGGTCTGCTGCCGCGTGGCACGTACCGGGCGGCACACGGGCTTCCGTCCGTCGTGCTCCTTCGCGGCATGGCCGCGGGGTCGTTCATCGCCGCCGAGTCCTTCGTGCCGCTGATGCTCGTCACCCAGCGCGGGCTCTCGCCGACCATGGCCGGACTCTCGCTCGCCGTGGGCGGCGCGACCTGGGCGCTCGGCTCCTTCGTACAGTCGCGGCCGGGCATGGAACCGCACCGGACGCGGCTCATGGTCGCCGGGATGCTCCTGGTCGCCGTGGCCATCGCCACCGCGCCGACGGTCCTGATCGACGCAGTCCCGGTCTGGATCGTGGCGGTGGCCTGGGCCTTCGGCTGCCTCGGCATGGGCACGGTCATCGGCTCGACCAGCGTGCTCCTGCTGCGCCTCTCGCCCCCGCAGGACGCGGGCAGCAACTCCGCCGCCCTCCAGATCTCCGACGGCCTCTCCAACGCCCTGCTCCTGGCCGCGGGAGGCGCCGCCTTCGCCGCGCTGGGCGGCGGCATGGTCGACGCCCACGGCTCCACCGAGGCGGGCGCGTCACACCCGGGGGCCTTCGTCGCCGTATTCCTGCCGATGGCGGTGGTGGCGCTGGTGGGGGCCTGGGTGGCGACGCGGCTCACGGAACGTACCGCCGTCTGA
- a CDS encoding AAA family ATPase, with the protein MTVPPSGVVVITGIMASGKSTVAQALAERLPRAAHVRGDVFRRMIVSGGQEYEPGASDEAAAQLRLRYGLSAATADAYAAAGFVTVVQDVILGEELKTYVELLRTRPVHVVVLAPRPDAVAAREAGRGKTGYGAWTVEDLDTGFRETTPRIGLWLDSSDLTVEETVDAVLAGLDEARI; encoded by the coding sequence GTGACGGTGCCGCCGAGCGGGGTCGTCGTCATCACCGGCATCATGGCGTCGGGCAAGTCCACGGTGGCGCAGGCCCTGGCCGAGCGGCTGCCGCGCGCCGCGCATGTGCGGGGTGACGTCTTCCGCCGGATGATCGTGTCGGGCGGCCAGGAGTACGAGCCCGGCGCATCGGACGAGGCGGCGGCCCAACTCCGGTTGCGGTACGGCCTGTCGGCGGCGACGGCCGACGCGTACGCGGCCGCGGGCTTCGTGACGGTGGTCCAGGACGTCATCCTGGGTGAGGAGTTGAAGACGTACGTGGAGCTGCTGCGTACGCGACCCGTCCACGTCGTCGTGCTCGCCCCGAGGCCGGACGCGGTCGCCGCGCGGGAGGCCGGGCGCGGGAAGACCGGGTACGGGGCGTGGACCGTGGAGGACCTGGACACGGGATTCCGTGAGACGACACCGAGGATCGGGCTGTGGCTGGACAGCTCGGACCTGACGGTCGAGGAGACGGTGGACGCGGTTCTCGCGGGGCTCGACGAGGCGCGGATCTGA
- a CDS encoding molybdopterin cofactor-binding domain-containing protein: MSNEAAGTANTATAVETQPGPEPLPHGIGASLPSAESRAKTEGTFPYASDLWAEGLLWAAVLRSPHAHARIVSIDTSQAREMPGVRSVVTHEDVPGDALHGRKTPDRPVFASDVVRHHGEPIAAVAADHPDTARMAAAAIFVEYEVLEPVTDPEKAFAAEPLHPDGNLIRHIPLRHGDPEAAGELVVEGLYRIGRQDPAPIGAEAGLAVPRPDGGVELYIASTDPHTDRDMAASCYGIDPDIVKVVVTGVPGATADREDASFHLPLGLLALTTGCPVKLTATREESFLGHAHRHPTLLRYRHHADAEGKLVKVEAQVLLDAGAYADTSSEALAAAVSFACGPYVVPNAFIEGWAVRTNNPPSGHVRGEGAMQVCAAYEAQMDKIAKKLGIDPAEVRLRNAMATGDILPTGQTVTCPAPVAELLGAVRDFPLPELPKDTPEDEWLLPGGPEGAGEPAAVRRGVGYGLGMVQLLGAEGTDEVSTATVKVHDGVATVICAAVETGQGFTTLARQIVQETLGIDEVRVAPVDTDQPPAGPSCHGRHTWVSGGAVERAAKMVRTQLLQPLAHKFGMSTELLQITDGKITSYDGVLSTTVTEAMDGKELWATAQCRPHPTEPLDEAGQGDAFVGMAFCAIRAVVDVDIEIGSVRVVELAVAQDVGRILNPSQLKVRIEAGVTQGVGAALTENLRTPRGLVRHPDLTGYALPTALDAPDIRIVKLVEERDVVAPFGAKAASAVPVVTTPAAVASAVRAATGRPVNRLPIRPQAAVAT; this comes from the coding sequence GTGAGCAACGAAGCCGCGGGCACGGCGAACACCGCGACCGCAGTGGAGACGCAGCCCGGCCCCGAGCCGCTGCCGCACGGCATCGGCGCGTCGCTGCCGTCCGCGGAGTCCCGCGCCAAGACCGAGGGCACCTTCCCCTACGCGTCCGACCTGTGGGCGGAAGGGCTGCTGTGGGCGGCCGTCCTGCGCTCGCCGCACGCGCACGCGCGCATCGTCTCGATCGACACGTCCCAGGCGCGCGAGATGCCGGGTGTGCGGTCCGTCGTCACGCACGAGGACGTGCCCGGCGACGCGCTGCACGGCCGCAAGACCCCGGACCGGCCGGTCTTCGCCTCCGACGTCGTACGCCACCACGGCGAGCCCATCGCCGCCGTGGCCGCCGACCATCCGGACACGGCACGGATGGCCGCCGCCGCGATCTTCGTCGAGTACGAGGTCCTCGAACCGGTCACCGACCCGGAGAAGGCCTTCGCGGCCGAACCCCTGCACCCCGACGGCAACTTGATCCGGCACATCCCGCTGCGGCACGGCGACCCGGAGGCGGCGGGCGAGCTCGTCGTCGAGGGCCTTTACCGCATCGGCCGCCAGGACCCGGCGCCGATCGGAGCGGAGGCGGGGCTCGCGGTGCCGCGTCCCGACGGGGGTGTGGAGCTGTACATCGCCTCCACCGACCCGCACACCGACCGCGACATGGCCGCGTCCTGCTACGGCATCGACCCGGACATCGTGAAGGTCGTCGTGACCGGCGTGCCCGGTGCGACCGCCGACCGCGAGGACGCCAGCTTCCATCTCCCGCTCGGCCTGCTCGCGCTGACGACGGGCTGCCCGGTGAAGCTGACGGCGACCCGCGAGGAGTCCTTCCTCGGCCACGCCCACCGCCACCCGACGCTCCTGCGCTACCGCCACCACGCGGACGCCGAGGGCAAGTTGGTGAAGGTGGAGGCGCAGGTCCTGCTCGACGCGGGCGCGTACGCGGACACGTCGTCCGAAGCGCTCGCCGCCGCCGTCTCCTTCGCCTGTGGTCCGTACGTCGTCCCGAACGCCTTCATCGAGGGCTGGGCGGTCCGCACGAACAACCCGCCGTCCGGGCATGTCCGGGGCGAGGGCGCCATGCAGGTCTGCGCGGCCTACGAAGCCCAAATGGACAAGATCGCGAAGAAGTTGGGTATCGACCCGGCCGAGGTGCGGCTGCGCAACGCGATGGCCACGGGCGACATCCTGCCCACGGGCCAGACGGTGACGTGCCCGGCACCGGTCGCCGAACTCCTCGGCGCCGTACGGGACTTCCCGCTCCCGGAGCTGCCCAAGGACACCCCCGAGGACGAGTGGCTGCTGCCCGGCGGCCCCGAGGGCGCGGGCGAGCCGGCCGCCGTGCGCCGTGGCGTGGGCTACGGCCTCGGCATGGTCCAACTCCTGGGCGCCGAGGGCACGGACGAAGTCTCCACGGCCACCGTGAAGGTCCACGACGGGGTCGCGACGGTCATCTGCGCGGCGGTCGAGACGGGCCAGGGCTTCACCACGCTCGCCCGCCAGATCGTCCAGGAGACGCTCGGTATCGACGAGGTCCGCGTGGCCCCCGTCGACACCGACCAGCCCCCGGCGGGGCCCAGCTGCCACGGCCGTCACACCTGGGTGTCCGGCGGTGCGGTGGAGCGCGCGGCGAAGATGGTCCGCACGCAGCTTCTCCAGCCCCTGGCCCACAAGTTCGGGATGTCCACCGAGCTGCTCCAGATCACCGACGGCAAGATCACCTCGTACGACGGGGTGCTGAGCACGACGGTGACGGAGGCGATGGACGGCAAGGAACTGTGGGCCACGGCCCAGTGCCGCCCCCACCCCACCGAGCCCCTCGACGAGGCGGGCCAGGGCGACGCGTTCGTCGGCATGGCGTTCTGCGCGATCCGCGCGGTCGTGGACGTGGACATCGAGATCGGTTCGGTACGGGTCGTGGAGCTGGCGGTCGCCCAGGACGTGGGCCGCATCCTGAACCCGAGCCAGCTGAAGGTACGTATCGAGGCCGGCGTCACACAGGGAGTCGGCGCCGCGCTCACGGAGAACCTCCGCACGCCGCGCGGCCTGGTCCGCCACCCGGACCTGACGGGCTACGCGCTCCCCACCGCCCTGGACGCCCCCGACATCCGCATCGTGAAGCTGGTGGAGGAGCGGGACGTGGTGGCGCCCTTCGGCGCGAAGGCCGCGAGCGCGGTGCCGGTGGTGACCACTCCGGCGGCAGTGGCCTCAGCGGTGCGCGCGGCCACCGGCCGCCCCGTGAACCGCCTCCCGATCCGTCCGCAGGCGGCGGTCGCGACGTGA